Sequence from the Gloeocapsopsis dulcis genome:
AGAGGCATATCTCAAACAGCGTCAGCAGCAAGCCCAAGAAATCCGCCAAATGAATCAGGCTAGATTTGATCCGCAGGGATTGCGAGATCGTTTGCTTGCCCGTAGGATTGAACGCCAAGCATGATCAAACTGCTAGCAGATGAAAATCTAGACAACACAATTATCAGGTGATTGCTGCGACGTAATCCGGATATTGATATCGTTCGAGTCCAGGATATTGGCTTATCAGGAGAAGAAGATCCTGCTATCCTTGCATGGGCTGCTGATGAAGGACGTATTTTGCTTACTCATGATGTTGCTACGATTACCCGCTACACCTATGAAAGATTAGCCAACAATCTCGCCATGCCAGGTGTGATTGAGATTCACACAGATGCATTAGTGGGTAAGGTGATAGAGGATATTTTCATCATTTTAGAGTGCAGTGTGGCAGAGGATTTAGATGGTCAAATTTATTACCTCCCCCTGTGAGTCTGCGACAGCATAACAAATCGTTGCAGCAGCGACAGTTAGACGGTCTTAAAGGAGCCTCAAGGTGATCTACTGCCGCTGAACTCAACCGTTAGGCAGCTTCAATTCTCGGAGGGGACAGTACTTTAATTTTGCAGGTGGAGCAGCAAAGCTTTAGGATCAAGCAAGCGTGTCGATACAGTGTTACTGACCAAGAGGCAAAATTGTGAGCCGAATTGTTTTAACTACCATTGGCTCTTTTGGAGATCTGCATCCCAAAATTGCGATCGCACTTGAGTTGCGAAAGCGGGGTCATGATGTGGTGTTTGCAACCCATAAAGAATATCAAGACAAAATTGAAGCTCTGGGATTCGAGTTTCATCGGATGCGTCCTGACAACACCGCGCTGAATGATCCTGAAGAGATGGCGCGGATGATGGATTTGAAAACGGGTACGGAGTATGTAATCAAAAATTGGGTGTGTGCGAATTTACGGGAAACCTACACTGATTTAATGGACAGTGCAAAAGATGCAGACTTCATCATTACTGGTGAAGGGGTCGTGGCGGCTCGATTGGTTGCAGAAAAATTAGGGATTCCGTGGGCGTTCGCTGTTCTGCAACCTGCCTCATTTCTCTCCGTTTACGATCCATCTGTCCTACCTGTGCTGCCATTTCTAGCGAATCTGCGTGGATTGGGTTCTATTGCCAATCGAGGCGTTATTCAACTATCAAAA
This genomic interval carries:
- a CDS encoding DUF5615 family PIN-like protein gives rise to the protein MLRRNPDIDIVRVQDIGLSGEEDPAILAWAADEGRILLTHDVATITRYTYERLANNLAMPGVIEIHTDALVGKVIEDIFIILECSVAEDLDGQIYYLPL